A stretch of DNA from Carya illinoinensis cultivar Pawnee chromosome 12, C.illinoinensisPawnee_v1, whole genome shotgun sequence:
CACCGcacatttgataagagaaaaaaatataaaaaaaagtgtggtttggtttgaggatgatggGTAGaatgtttctttgattttctttctttgtatgcGTTGCTTGTTTcaaatgtttgtttttttttaaacgagATTTGTTGTTGCCTAGTTATGTCTAATATGCCTTCACAACTAACTTTTGATAACCGTTGGTTTGAAGGCTCATTGAACAAAGGAAGGACAGCACGGGGAGTATTGGATTCAACTGAGAAGTTGGCAAACATGAGTCTTGGTTCTCGAAGGCAGTCTGTGGGGCAGCCACGGCCCCCACCCATGAAGGCTGGAGTCCCCTGGATATCTGGATCTGGAGACATGTTTCTCAAGCCTTCCAAAGGGATACAACCTGCTAGAACTTATACCAGGAAGGTCGCTGGATGAATAAGCAacgcgctctctctctccccttctctctctgatggcgtttatataaaatatatgtgagatATGTGCCGGTCGTTGCCATGTGTCGGTCGTTTTATCTACGTACGTTTGTTTTATCAAACACAACACAAACCTACGAATCAGTCCGTGTCTATTATTTCTGTTGGGGATTATGGCCCCCCTTTTGTGCTGCTGTTGGATCGCTTTGTTTGCTACATTTTCGTTGCTTTTGGTGACGTTTGACTTTAATAATGCGTCAGTACCCCGGGGCTATCGGGGATTGAAGAACCTTTGTTGTAACCTGCCTTGTTACGTAACTAATAGCTGCctgaatttgaataaaaataaagagatttaATACGTATaaaggaaattatgaaaagtttaTAATTAATTGCCACTTGTTACAATTTTCAGTGCGCATGATGTATTAcgtaatatatttttcaaattcgaAAGTCTTACCTCTGTACATTTTTTTCTAGCTTTCATTGATACACGCTAATGTGGACGGACCCAAATTGTAAGATTTCAGAGAGACAAGGAGTCTGAACTTGAGCTCGTCACGATGTCGACCAAAGCTCAAGCGCAAGTCCAATGTGCGTTTAAGAAAAGCATCAAAACTCATAGGTGTAGCGTAGAACATCACGAGTTACCGTCAAACCTGTCTAAGAAAAGCTTAGTTACGCTGTCCATGAAAATGCACATACGAATGCCAGCATGTGTACCGTAATTAAATAATTGTCGTCTGAGAAGATGGTGGAGGTCTAAACATTATCCCAGTGAAAAAGCCATCCCACGGTATTGATCCGCTGTTCTACATCCTTAAATATAAAAGCCATCCCGAATGAGGCTGGTTCCTCCAAATCAGgttgaaatcataaaaagaacaTGACGGTAGGACAAAATTGAAAGCTTCTGTCAGATGAGACAATTGGCTTACGACTATTAAGAGGTTTgaatttaaagatttaaaaatctTTGATCGACTACGGCAAATCATACCAACACACAATCATCCATCTTATAATAAATCGATAAAAAACGGTTTCGGTCACATCATCCTATAACTCAAATTTTATCCACCTTGTCTCAATCTTCCTTTATATGTCTTTAATACCTCCCGATCACGTGAAATACAGTGGGAACTATTAGACTATAAAATAAAGAGGCAACCTTCCCCATCTCACCACCCTACCTTCTGAATGAgagggataaaaaaaaaaaaacaaattgaaagaacAGAAAAACAGTGTAGCTATATCAAACACCATTTTGTTAGAATCAATGACATCACTTACACTGCCTAAACGTTGTAACTGAACAAACTATCTCGTCTTCAAACCACCTCTAGTGTACATCTATTACGAGGAGAAATGTCACAagaattggaaaacaaaccttAAACTCTTTACAAAAGCAAAAATTGGTAGATATGAATTTGCTTTCTGGCCAAAGGACAATATGGCTGGCTGATTCTGTGTCAACTTTGCAAGTTTGCTTCATTCCCACTTTGCAAAAACCCATTTCATCCATGTAGACAAACAATGCTTAGAAAGATGTTCTGGCAAGTCCACCTagaaaacagcagaattatcaAGAAAATCTATCAAACAGTCTTCTCTTATTTGCTAACTGCACCTTTTCATCTGCATAAGTACCATGTGGGAGTCCGCTGGACAGATGAAAATTTCAAACAAGCAAGTAGAGGAAAAAAGATTCCTTATGATTACCGAACTGGACTGGCTCAAAAAAAgcctaccatttttttttctattcccATTTGGTAGAGaaaaaatattggttttattggCATGTATAGCAGATATTTCCTTTTGGTAAGGTTAGTgtgaatagtaaaaattaaaCAACTATATGCATTACCTGAAagtaattaaaagaataaaaaaaacttattcgTCTGAGCTATTTAAAATTGGTTGGCCAACAGATTTTGTGTGCATGACTGCCTAATTGTAAACATAGAAATTGTAACTCGTTGAAAAAACCAGATATTGCAGATTTGTGCAAAAGGTCAACAATAAAACACGGGTGCTGAAGTGTAAAGCTTAACACGAGTGTGTGAACTTACACTGCTCCAAGACACAGAATATCCATCGATAGAGAGCAACCAACTTTCAGCATTAGCTTGCAAACCCCTCGTATTGGTAGTATCAAAATCTGGCAACTCATTGTCATGGCTGTCATCACCACCGaagctttttcttctctttcttcttttttctttcctcctGTGCTTCACTCTGATTGATGCTTTATGACCAGAATCAGAACCACTTTCTTCTAACAGTTCATCATGATCTAGCAATCTATATTGATTTGATCTgcgaaaacctatgttattatctCTAAATAACAGTTCCCAGGAATCAAGAGTATGGCACTCCTCagacaatatataataaagaaCCCAAGCCTGAAGACCCAGCCATTTTATCGCTTTAATGGTCCTTTTTTTGAAGCACTGCATGAAAATAGGCACCAAACTATTGGCATTGCTTTGTATTGTGTGAATCCGTGACataatgtcttttatttttgaatgtTCCTCCAGGCCCCCTTCCTCATGTAGAAACCGTCGAAGCTGGCGCCCTTGTGTAATAATCGCATTTAACAACATCATCTGATCAATAGATCCGCAATCACCGCACTTTGAAATTATAACCTCAAACAAGTAAGATGAATTTCCAAAATCCTTAGGTTCCATTCTCGTGTCGAGAAGCTTACAAAGCAATTCCAAAAAACTATGCAAGTCCCTCTCTTCAAGAATAATAAGAAGGTGGTGGCACAACGAAGAGAAAGACTCTTCAAATAGGAACTCATTTATGACTTCCCATACATCTCTTGAATCTTCTTCATACAtcaaatcaacaaaatattCTACAAAGAATTGTCTATCAATGAACAAAATCTCACCATCTTTTAGAGACTCAGCAAACTCATTGGATGACCAAAATTCAGGCACATTGACAAGGAAATTCTCGACAGTTTGTTGGACGTCCAAGTCTAGAAAGTAATGGGGCTTTGTAGCAACCATTGCAGGTGACTGACCATGTTTTCCCTTCCATTCAAGTTCCTCCCAACAGATATCCCGATTTACAAAAGCAAATTGGGATAACGCCTTGGCACCTTTTCCGTGATCCAGTCCACCACCAGCGGCAAAATTAGAAAACCATTGCAATATACGCCTCGGATTTCCTGCCTTGTTATGCAATTATGGCACAATCAGAACTCTGGAAAAAACATCAGTGAAAATAATCACATAACAAGGACAGAGGATAGTGGGACTTGATTCCCACACTAGCTACTCATACTTACCCTACAAAGTTCATGGtaggaaataattttttttttttgataggtaaaagaagtttattgatccacgtaaataggcaaagtCATAGTAGGAAATATCTAAATGAAAATATGCTTGAGAAACGGAATGTTAAGGCACAAAAAAGAGGGTAAAGATAAATATTCACCAATCAAAGTAATATCCAACAAGAAACTCATGCTACTAAATACATAAACAATGAAATGTcattatagtaaaataatacattttctgatctgtttttccttctttcagaCGAGTAAATGAGATGGAAAAACTAAAGGAAAAATGAACTGACAGCACAACTAGTAATGTTGACTTGCCTCGAAAGAATTTCTTGAGAATGTAGCTTTTCTTGGCTAAGATGAGCCCCGCTTTCTGAGGCCTTTTCTCAAATATCATTTGTAGGAGTTGGGATGCCAAGGCCCGCTTCCATGGCTTAGATCTCAGTAAGCTCGCAAATAGCTCACACTGGTGGTGGGAAGTGATAGAACGTATGCCTGCTATAGTGTTACAAAGCCATAATCGAACCTCTGATCGACCTCCGGACATCATCAGTGACCAAATAACCGATTCCAATTCATTCAAGAGAGATATTCTAACACTGGAAGAGGCATCATTTCCATTCTCATCCCATATGGGCTCTGACAAAAACATATAAATCAttctatttacaaaatattaaattttgaagctcaacttcttttttgataattatattGTTCAGCTCAACTTCAATGGCTCCAGAAAACGATTTCCTGCATAAAATCCAATTTGAAGATTGAAACCCACGGCAGAATatagtttttaatataaaattcaatTCAAAATGAACAAACAGAACAGAAATCTTCAGAAACTGCAAAATGGGTGCATCAGTTTGTTGCTGAGATCATACCCAACTATAAATTTGGTCGAGAGTAAGAACGTGAAGAAGAGCACTAAGCCACTAATCTTTCGGGCGGAACCCTCTTATTCTTTCTGGAGAGGAAGGAATTACGGAAGTATTACGATTCACGTAAACCTCCCTCACTCCATTGCCCTAGTTTTTGTATCTTCAAACTCGAAGGGATAAAAGAAAACCCGACCCACTAACCCGGACCCGCTTTATACAAATGGGACAGCCttgaatttaattaaatttcttcTGAAATTCATTAAAAATCCATCTTGTGCTCATTAAATTGTAATATTGTAAAGACTTGAAAAAATAGTTCGATTGAGTCCCATCCAACCCGTTTAAATTGAATCAATGAGAAATCGAAtcaattttaataaaactttttaaatcGTTTTTAATCTGCCAATTTAGATAGATTCATATTGATTTTAACTAATTTTAGACTGATTTGAATTGATTCAAAATTACATATATCCTTTTTAAGTTGATTGATGGGtgaggtttttttttaaaaaaattattgtacaaaaatatgatataattaaaaaaatattaaatttttcattattgtaTTCAACAAGAATTGTATAAAAAATCAAAGatgaaatatgtaattttttatttcctttagttgaataaaaaaatttaagagataaatgagtattttgtattaaattggTGGTGCATAAAATGCTATATTTTTCATGTGTTTATAACTTCATAGTCTTTTCATATACAAACAATGTTGACAATTGAAGTTAAATAAGCAAATTACATGTTTATTATAACGATTTagattcatataatatatttattgaaatagttaatgaatttatattttatactcttCTATATATCATAATAAATGCTTGAATTATAttgtatatgatttttaataattttttttatcaatattaaaaatcaaaacaaaaaatttgataaaaaaaagtaaaaaatgacttaaaagtcttaaaatccacaacaaaataaacaataaatcgAAAACAAAAAGAGTCTAAACTAGTAAAAATTTGGATTTCCACAGCGGCACGAGCATGAGTGTTTCAAGAAGGAAGAGACGAAAAAAATAGAGGGAAAAATAAGGAGGATGATGATAAGAGGAGGATGTGGCCACGGCGAGAGGGAGAGTGTCTGAGAGAAGAATCACAGGATAGAGAGAAGAGGAGAGACTCTACCGGTAGTTAGGTTTAAGGCCTGTTTGGAATTGAGGTAAGAGATCTAAAAAGTACGATAGAACAgtttaaagtatttaaataataaaatttatccgtTTGGTAGTTTTACATCAAAGTATTTCTAAATCAAGAAAAAGCATAAACTACGTTTCAATAAAAGTATCAAAGTGATGCTTTTTGTCAAAAGTACTTCATAAAAAGAAATCCATATTTTACCTTAttatatacattacaaaataacCTTCATCATTTTAACATAATGACAATTTTGCCtatctatatttttcattattcctGTATAATCTATTCAAGACTTtacttattaatatttttcattcttcttctatcacttatgcatcgttaaagtgattttctttttcattataattactgAAAAATCTATTTCActaattttgttattattttattataatattattttttattaaatatatacccttttatataatttctatctCAAAAAGTGTTTAAACAAACGGatattaaacaataaataactttttattaaTAGAGATTAACGTATTAAGttttaagttaaaattaatattttctaccATAACTTAAAATATGCACCTAACTTAGGAATGAGTAGTGAGAAGTCTTGAGAAatgttcaataaaaaatatgtgaaagataataaataataataaaaaataataataaaataataaataataataaaatattctaaaaatacctTGGGTACTCCCGGTACCGTAAACATAACTCCAAAACGACTTTGTTTCGTCGTTtacttaaaagaaataaagaaatcgtttttataataatattttttaataataaaacttggTCGATCCATAAAAACTAAGTCCAGCCcataatcaaccaagggaatgaGCCCAATGGCCCAATTTCAAGCCTCGAAATTTATAAGTGGGCCCCTAAACTGCCAATGGAAATGTTTCAAGCTTCCCACATAGAGAATAATCTGCTTCAGAAAGTCAAATAACAAAAGAAGCAGAACAGATTTACATCCAATAAAATTCATTGgacaccaaaaataaataaataataagtaaatcAGAGGCAGCGAGGGAGAGAATTAACCACTtgcatattttcaatttggttaaCTGGGTTTACAGCACATAGAGACAACAATACACTGGAAggaaataaaaactatatagtaataataataataaagggaATAATCATACACGGTACATGTTGATGCCTTAAAGAATATATCTTAATCTATATATGAAAAAGGCCctgtaaattaataaaaatcatattatttggTGATTAATTTTCAGTTGAAAAATATGAATTCCAAAGATTTTTTTGCTTCTTTAGACTGAACTAATATCTCTATGAGCTGCTGAAATTGCTTCTCTTTTTGCTTCTATTCTCGAAATCATATTTGTACTTTTGACACTCCAAGAGAGAATCTTGGGTTGGCTATTCTTTCATCATCTTGAACTCCCATTAGAGGAGTACCAGAGTTTTTTCTGGCAAATCAATATCTTCTCCTTCTCTATACCATACTCGGTGTCTTCTTTACGGCAACCCCATTTCATCCCCTTGGCAATGGTGGCAACAGCATCTACAAAAAAACTGGATTCCCGAATTATTGCATACCCGTTGGGTCGCAGCATCCTGTCCATCTCCAGGAGTACATATTTCATGTCACATCTGCAAGAATACTAGCTATTGTCAGAACCAGAATACTTGTGTAGTTCATGCATCAATTATCCAGAAACAGAATGTTTTAACTTGTTCCTATCATACTTAAGAGCCAACAGTGCACCTCAATagtcaaatcatattaattctaatattgaaaaatagaagaagaagagtgccctcattcatttcaaaccaaagtattttctccaTGACAGACTCAGTTTGCTATTTTGGAGACCCACATACACTCTAAGCTGAGAATAAGCAAGTCTGCTCTAGGTTATTTAGCTTTTAACCTTATGTATCCAGTTTGGCCCCACCCCACTGAATTCCCAAACAGCCCTGGGATTACAAACTTCAGTAATGTCCCAAGCCTTTTGTTTTCTCTACTGTAAAGTTCAACCAAGTTGGTGACCAGTTTCTAATATGTTATTTTTCAGATCTGAATTGTCTGCTTGGGCACTCTAGTCAACAAGATAAATTTATCATAATCAGTCCATATTTCAACATCAACTTTGTCCCATCAGACGAGTGTCATTCCAAAACCAGAGGCAAAAGAGTTATCACCATCCGAAAATAATCAACtagttcataaaatattaaaaagaaaaaagaaaaaagaaaaaaagaaagcattTGG
This window harbors:
- the LOC122289837 gene encoding uncharacterized protein LOC122289837 isoform X1, whose amino-acid sequence is MIYMFLSEPIWDENGNDASSSVRISLLNELESVIWSLMMSGGRSEVRLWLCNTIAGIRSITSHHQCELFASLLRSKPWKRALASQLLQMIFEKRPQKAGLILAKKSYILKKFFRGNPRRILQWFSNFAAGGGLDHGKGAKALSQFAFVNRDICWEELEWKGKHGQSPAMVATKPHYFLDLDVQQTVENFLVNVPEFWSSNEFAESLKDGEILFIDRQFFVEYFVDLMYEEDSRDVWEVINEFLFEESFSSLCHHLLIILEERDLHSFLELLCKLLDTRMEPKDFGNSSYLFEVIISKCGDCGSIDQMMLLNAIITQGRQLRRFLHEEGGLEEHSKIKDIMSRIHTIQSNANSLVPIFMQCFKKRTIKAIKWLGLQAWVLYYILSEECHTLDSWELLFRDNNIGFRRSNQYRLLDHDELLEESGSDSGHKASIRVKHRRKEKRRKRRKSFGGDDSHDNELPDFDTTNTRGLQANAESWLLSIDGYSVSWSSVDLPEHLSKHCLSTWMKWVFAKWE
- the LOC122289837 gene encoding uncharacterized protein LOC122289837 isoform X2, whose product is MMSGGRSEVRLWLCNTIAGIRSITSHHQCELFASLLRSKPWKRALASQLLQMIFEKRPQKAGLILAKKSYILKKFFRGNPRRILQWFSNFAAGGGLDHGKGAKALSQFAFVNRDICWEELEWKGKHGQSPAMVATKPHYFLDLDVQQTVENFLVNVPEFWSSNEFAESLKDGEILFIDRQFFVEYFVDLMYEEDSRDVWEVINEFLFEESFSSLCHHLLIILEERDLHSFLELLCKLLDTRMEPKDFGNSSYLFEVIISKCGDCGSIDQMMLLNAIITQGRQLRRFLHEEGGLEEHSKIKDIMSRIHTIQSNANSLVPIFMQCFKKRTIKAIKWLGLQAWVLYYILSEECHTLDSWELLFRDNNIGFRRSNQYRLLDHDELLEESGSDSGHKASIRVKHRRKEKRRKRRKSFGGDDSHDNELPDFDTTNTRGLQANAESWLLSIDGYSVSWSSVDLPEHLSKHCLSTWMKWVFAKWE